The Corallococcus macrosporus genome segment TCGCGCGCCGGGCCGCGCGCCTGCGCGAGCAGGGCGAGTCCACCGTGGAGGAGGCGGTCCACTGGATCGCCGAGTTCCCGCTGGGCGAGGAGCGCTACGCGCTGCCGCTGGAGTCGCTGCGCGCGGCGCTGCCCCTGCGCATGGTGACGCCGGTGCCGCTGTCCGCGCCCGCGGTGATTGGCGTGCTGCGCTTCCAGGGGCAGGTGCTGTCCGCGCTGAGCCTGGCGTCGCTGCTGGGCGGTCACGGGTGGCGGCAGGACCCGGCCGTGCTGCTGGTGGTGGACCGGGGCGACGGCGAGCTGTGCGCGCTCGACTGCGAGGCCATCCCGCGCCCCACCACGCTGCCGCTCGCGTCCGTGGAGGCCGCGCGCGCCCGGGCGGAGGGGCCGGTGGTGGAGGTCTTCACCCAGGACCGGCAGCTCATCCACCTCATCGACCCGCGGCGCCTGTTCCTCCGCTCCGACGTGGGAGTGCGACATGCCCGTTGATCCGATGCTGCAGCCGCTGGTCGCGGGCTTCGCCGTGGAGGCCCAGGAGGTCATCCAGAAGGTCACCATGGACCTGCTGGAGCTGGAGCGCGAGGGGCTGGAGAACGACGCGCTCGCGAAAATCTACACGCGGCTGGGCCGGCACCTGCACACGCTGAAGGGCAGCGCCGCGTCGCTGGGCCTCCAGGACCTGGGCGACATCGCGCACAAGCTGGAGGACGCGCTGGCGCCGCTCAAGGCGCACACGCAGAAGATGCCGCGCCCGGTGGTGGACGTGCTGCTGCACGGGCTGGACCTCTTCATGCTGCGCGCCCAGGCGCACGCGGACGGCCGGGGGGACTACCTGCCGGACCCCGCCGCCGCGCTGGCCCAGTTGGTCGCCTCCGCGCCGCCGCCGGAGGAGTCCGCCGTGCTGCCGGGCGGAGGCTTCGCGCAGGCCACGCCCGCCGAGCCTGGCGCTCCGGCCGCGAGTGCTCCGGCGGTCAGTGCCCCGGCCAGTGCCCCGTTCAACCCCTTCGCTGAAGCACCCGCCCCGCTGGAGCCCGCGGGCGAGTCCGCGGACGCCGGGTGGCGGGTGAGCGCCAACCAGGTCACGTCGCTGATGCGCGAGGTGGAGCGCCTGCGCGAGGTGCGCCTGCGCGTGGAGGAGCGCAGCCGCGAGCTGGAGCGGGTGTCCACGCTGCTCGCGAAGCAGGGCCTGCTGGCGGAGACCGCGGAGGCGCGCACGCTGCTGTCCGGCACGGGCCGCTCGCTGCGCACCGACGGCGAGGAGACGAGCGACGTCGTGGACGCGCTGGAGGAGGGCCTCAAGGCCATCACCACGCGCCCCACGCGCACCATCCTGGACCCCCTGCAGCGCATGGTGCGCGACCTGTCCCGCCAACTGGGCAAGGAGGCGCGGCTGTCGGTGGTGGGCGCGGAGGTGTCGCTGGACCGGCGCCTGCTGGAGAAGCTCCAGGGCGCGCTCGTGCACATCCTGCGCAACGCCGTGGACCACGGCCTGGAGCTGCCCGCCGAGCGCGAGAAGGCCGGCAAGCACCACGAGGGCGCGCTCACGCTGCGCGTGGAGCAGCAGGGCAACCTGCTGTACCTGGAGGCGAGCGACGACGGGCGCGGCATCGACCTGCACCAGGTGCGCAAGGCCGCGGAGAAGCGCGGGCTCGTGACGGCGGAGGAGGCGGCGCGGCTCAACGACAACCAGGTGCGTGACCTCATCTTCGCGGAGGGCTTCAGCACCCGCTCGGACGTGACGGACACCTCCGGGCGCGGCGTGGGCCTGGACGCGGTGCGCGCCACGGTGGAGGCCCTGCAGGGCCGCATCGAGGTGTCGAGCACGCGCGGGCAGGGCACTCGCTTCGTGCTGACCCTGCCGGTGGACCTGGGCAGCTCGCCGGTGCTGATGGTGCGCGCGCTGGAGCAGTTCGTGGGCCTGCCCATGCTGGCGGTGGAGTCCACGCAGCTGGCGCGCCCGGACATGCTGCGCGTGGGCAAGCGCCGCACGCACCTGGAATACCAGGGGCAGCTGCTGCCGGTGGTGGACCTGGGCGCGCGGCTGGGCCTGCGCGCGTCGTCTCCGCCCGCGGAAGGCCAGCCGCTGCTCATCGTGCAGAGCGGCGGCAAGCGCGTGGCGCTGGGCGTGGACGCGGTGGTGGGGGACCGGGACCTGGTCATCCGCCCGCTGCCGTCGGAGGTGCGCGACGTGGCGGCCTGGCAGGGCGCGGCGACGCTCAGCCGCGGTGAGCTGCTGCTCATCCTCCGGCCGGACTGGGTGGTGTCGGATTCGGAGAAGGTGACGGTGTCGGCGGTGAGCCGGCGGGCGCTGGTGGTGGATGACTCGCTCACCGCGCGCGCGCTGCACCGGGCGATGCTGGAGGCGGGCGGCTTCCAGGTGCACCTGGCGGCCAGCGGGGCGCGGGCGCTGGAGCGGCTGCAGGCGGACACCTACGACGTCGTCATCTGTGACCTGGACATGGAAGAGATGGACGGCATCGAGCTCATCGCGCGGCTTCGCGAGAACAAGGACACGCGCACGCTGCCCGTCATCCTGGTCTCCGCGCACGACACCCAGGTCGCGCGCGACCGGGGCCTGGCGTCCGGGGCGGACGGCTTCCTCAGCAAGCGCGAGTGCGCCGCGGGCCGGCTGCTCGCGGAGGTGTTGGACGTGATGAGCCGCCGTGGGAGCCGCGCTTGAGCTCGAAGAAGTCCATTCGCGTGCTCGTGGTGGATGACTCGCCCACCATGGCCAACACCCTCACCGCGCTCCTCACGGAGGAGCCGCGCATCGAGGTCGTGGGCCGTGCGGGGGATGGCAACCGCGCCGTGCAGCTCGCGCGGCTCCTGCGCCCGGACGTCATCACCATGGACCTGCTGCTGCCCGGCCTGGACGGCCCGGCGGCCATCGCGCACATCATGTCCCAGGCGCCCGCGCGCATCCTGGTGGTGAGCGCGGTGGCGGAGCAGCGCGGCGTGGACCTGGGCTTCCAGGCGATGAGCGCCGGGGCGCTGGAGCTCATCGGCAAGCCCAACGTCACCAACGCGGAGGAGCTGCGCCGCTGGGGCCGGGAGCTGGCCCACTCCGTGTGCCTGATGGCGGAGGTGCCCGTCATCTCCCGCCGCCCGCGCGCGGTGGCGCCGCCGCCGGTGCCCAGCGGGGCGCGGGTGGACGTGTTCGGCCTGGTCGCCTCCACGGGCGGCCCGCCCGCGCTGGCGGAGGTGCTGTCCAAGCTGCCCCGCGACCTGCCGGTGCCCATGCTGGTGGCGCAGCACATCACCGTGGGCTTCACGCAGGGCATGGTGCGCTGGCTGTCCCAGGTGTGCGAGCTGCAGGTGGGCGTGGCGCGCGACGGCGAGCGGCTGGAGCCGGGCCGCGTGTACTTCCCGCTGGACGGGCATGACCTGCTGGTGGACAGCATCGGCCTGGCGCGCCTGCAGCGCAGCACCGGGGGGCCGTGCCCCAACGGGGACGTGCTCCTGAGCTCGCTGGCCATGGCGTACGGCCGCAGGAGCGGCGGCGGCGTCCTCACCGGCATGGGCGAGGACGGCGCGCGGGGCCTCCTGGCCATCCGCCAGGCCGGGGGCGTCACCCTGGCCCAGGACGAGGCGTCCAGCGTCGTCTACGGCATGCCGCGCGCCGCCGTGGAGCTGAAGGCCACCGACGGGGGCACGCCCCTGGCCCTGGTGGCGGACCTCATCCTGCAGAGCTGTCAGCGTCCGCCGTTCCGTCCTGCTCGCGGCCCTGAGGGGGGCGCCCGGTGAGACGGTCTTCGCCAACAAATCGCAGCCGCCTGCGTTGTCCCTGGCGTTGGGTGGCCGACGGTCGGCCGCCCGAGCTCGCCACCCCGGGAGTGTCCCCTTGAAGCCCTCCGCCGCGCTCCCTGTTTCCCTCCTGCGTGGGCTTGGACTCGCGCAGAAGTTCGTGCTCGTCACGGCGGTCATCAGCGCCTCCGTGGCCCTCATCCTCACGCTCATCGCCACGCGCCAACTGGCGTCCAACCTGGAGGAGCGCCACGCCAGCGAGGGCGAGTCCGTGGCGCTGAGCCTGGCCATCGCGGCGGAGCAGGGCGTGTCCGCGGGCATGGGGTCGCTCCAGCCGCTGCTGGAGACGTTCCGTGAGCGCGAGGACCTGGCCTACATCTTCATCCAGGACCCGACGGGCTTCGTGCTGGTGCACTCCTTCCAGGGCCCGTTCCCGGAGCCCCTGAAGGCCGCGCTCGACGCGCAGCCCGCCGTGGGCACGGGCCGCACCCGCGTGGTGCCGGAGGTCCGGCTGTCGCGCGGCGGCAAGACGCTGCGCGCGCTGGATGTCGCGGCGGCCGTGGCGGAGAAGGGGCGGCTGGGCACCGTGCACGTGGGCATGGCGCGCGAGTTCATCGACGCGAAGGTGGACGCGCTGCGCTGGCGGATGCTGGGGTTCGCGCTGCTGCTGGTGGTGGGCGGCGTGGTGCTGGCGGCGCTGTTCGGCCGGAGCATCGTGCGGCCCCTGGCGGAGCTCACGTCCGTGGCGGGCCACATCGTGGCGTCCGGCGACCTCACCCGCCCCATCAAGACGCGCGGCAACGACGAGGTGGGGCGGCTGTCCAACTCCTTCTCGCAGATGGTGGGCAAGCTGCGCGAGGTGACGCTCAACCTGCAGCACGCCGCCACCGCGCTCACCCAGTCCACGGACCACCTCAACGCGTCCTCCACCGAGCAGGCGCAGACCATCTCCCGCCAGGCCGCCGCGCTGCAGGAGACGCAGGTGACGGCGCAGGAGATCAAGCAGACCTCCACGCTGGCCGCGCAGAAGGCGGAGAGCGTGCTCAGCGTCGCCGAGCGCGCGGACACCCTGGCCAAGGCGGGCGAGGCCTCCATCGAGCAGACGATGGCGGGCCTCAACGACATCCGCGCGCAGGTGGGGGAGATCGCGGACAAGATCCTGGAGCTGGGCGAGCGCACGCGTCAGATTGGCGGCATCACCCAGACGGTGAAGGACCTGGCGGACCAGTCCAACATGCTCGCGCTCAACGCGGCCATCGAAGCGGTGCGCTCCGGTGAGCACGGCAAGGGCTTCAGCGTGGTGGCGCGCGAAATCCGGGCGCTGGCGGACCAGTCCATCCAGGCCACGACGCGGGTGCGGGAGCTCTTGGACGACATCGCCAACTCCGTCACCGCCGCGGTGCGCATCACCGAGCGCGGCGCGGAGCGGATGGAGGCGGGCCTGGCTCAGGTGCGCAACAGCGGGCAGAACCTGCGCGAGCTGTCCTCCATCGTCCAGGACAACGCCGCCGCCGTGCGGCAGATCGCCGCCGCGGTGAACCAGCAGAACGTGGGCATCAATCAGATCACCCTGGCGGTGAATGACCTGTCCAAGATGATGGACGACACCGTGGCCCGCATCGGCTCCACCGGCGAGGCGGCCACCACGCTCCAAATCATCTCCGAGCAGCTCTCCAGCGCCGTGGGCGCCTACAAGGTCGAGATCACGCTGAAGTAGGAAACACGAAGGCCCCGAGTCCCCATGAAGGGGGCCCGGGGCCTCGGGTGCTTCAAGCCGGTGCCGTACTGCGGTGCGCTTACGCCGGCACGGCCTCGGTGGACTCGGCCTGGAGCTTCACCGCGTCGTCCACGACGTCGAAGCGGGCCACGCCTCCGCTCTTGAGGGAGCCGAACAGCAGCGCCTCCGCGAGCGGCTTCTTGAGCGTGTTGTCCACGAGCCGGGCCATGGGGCGCGCGCCGAAGGCCGGGTCGTAGCCGTGCTCGGCCAGCCACGCGCGGGCGGCGGGCGTGAGCTCCAGCTTGACCTTCTTCTCGTCGAGCACCTTCTGGAGCAGGCGCACTTCCTTGTCCACGACCTTGAGGATGACCTCGGGGGGCAGGCCGGAGAACAGAATCCACCCGTCCAGCCGGTTGCGGAACTCCGGCGTGAAGGTGCGCTCGATGGCCTTCTTCGCCCGCGAGCCGTCCACCACCACGCTGGTATCCCCGAAGCCCATGGCCTTGGTGCTCATCTCCTGCGCACCCGCGTTGGTGGTCAGGATGAGGATGATGTTGCGGAAGTCCGCCTTGCGGCCGTTGTTGTCCGTGAGCGTCGCGTGGTCCATCACCTGGAGCAGGATGTTGAAGAGGTCCGGGTGGGCCTTCTCGATCTCATCCAGCACCAGCACCGCGTACGGGTGCTTGCGCACGGCGTCCGTCAGCAGGCCGCCCTGGTCGAAGCCCACGTAGCCCGGAGGCGCGCCGATGAGCCGGCTCACCGTGTGCTTCTCCGAGTACTCGCTCATGTCGAAGCGCAGGAACTCCACGCCCAGGCTGTGCGCCAGCTGCTTCGCCAGCTCCGTCTTGCCCACGCCCGTGGGGCCGGAGAAGAGGAAGCTGCCAATGGGCTTCTCCGGCGCGCGCAGGCCGGAGCGCGACAGCTTGATGGCGCCCACCATCTCTTCAATGGCCTTGTCCTGCCCGTAGATGACGCCCTTGAGCTCCTTGTCCAGGTTCTGAATCTGGACGCCCTCGCTCGCGGACACGCTCTTGGCCGGAATCTTCGCCATCTTGGAGACGACCTGCTCCACGTCGTGCGCGGAGACGACGCCCGTGCGCACGCCCTCCGGCTTGAGCCGCTCCGCGGCGCCGGCCTCGTCGATGACGTCGATGGCCTTGTCCGGCAGGAACCGGTCGTTGATGTGCTTGGCCGCCAGCTCCGCCGCCGCCTGGAGCGCACCCTCGCCGTACTTCACGTGGTGGTGCTCCTCGTAGCGGCTGCGCAGGCCCTCCAGCACCTTGACGGTGTCCTCCACGCTGGGCTCGTCCACTTCAATCTTCTGGAAGCGGCGGGACAGCGCGCGGTCGCGCTCGAAGGACGCCTTGAACTCCTGGAACGTCGTGGAGCCGATGCAGCGCAGCCGCCCGGAAGCCAGCGCGGGCTTGAGCAGGTTGGACGCGTCCATGGACCCGCCGCTCGTGGCCCCGGCACCGACGATGGTGTGGATTTCATCGATGAAGAGGATGGCGTCCGGCAGCTCCTGGAGCGCCTTGAGCACGCCCTTGAGGCGCTCCTCGAACTGGCCGCGGAACTTGGTGCCCGCGAGCAGCGCGCCCATGTCCAGCGAGTAGACGACCGCGTTCTTCAGCGCCTCGGGCACGCGGCCCTCGGTGATGTGGAGCGCGAGCCCTTCCGCGATGGCCGTCTTGCCCACGCCGGCCTCACCCACGTAGAGCGGGTTGTTCTTGCGGCGGCGGCAGAGCACCTGGATGGTGCGCTCCAGCTCCTTGTCGCGGCCGATGAGCGGGTCGATGCGGCCCGCCTTCGCCTCCACGTTGAGCTGCACGGCGTACGCTTCCAGCGGGCTCTTCTTCTGGGACTCGCCGTCCTCGTCGTCCCCGGCGGGCGTGGGGCGCGACTCGCCCTCCGACTCGCCGTCCTTGGCTACGCCGTGGGAGATGAAGTTGAGCAGGTCCAGGCGGGTGACGCCCTCCTGCTGCAACAGGTAGAGCGCGTGGCTCTCCTCCTCGCGGAACATGGCGACCAGCACGTCCCCGCCGTCGATGTACTTCTGCTCCGCGGACAGCGCGTGCATGGCGGCGCGGTGGAGCACGCGCTCCACGCCGATGGTCTGCTGGGGCTCGGCGTCCACGTCGTCAGGCAGCCGCTCGACCGTCTCCTCCAGGAAGGAGGTCAGGTTCTCCTGCAGGCGCTTGACGTTCGCGCCGCAGCCCTTGAGCACCTCGCGGGTGCGCGACTCACGGGTGAGGGCCAGGAGCAGGTGCTCCAGGGTCAGGTACTCGTGACGCATCTTCCGCGCCTCGTCGAGCGCGGTGCGGAAGCTGGCCTGCAATTCTTTGGCAATCGATGGTCCTGCCACGGTTCAGCCTTCCTCGGGTTCCATGGACAGCCGCAGGGGGAACCCGTTGTCCCTCGCCGCGGCCTCCACTGTCTTGAGCTTCGTCTCGGCGACGTCGTAGGTATAAACGCCCGCCACACCGATGCCGTTGTAATGAACGTGCATCATGATCTGCACGGCATCCGTCTCCGACTTGTGGAAGATCTCCTTGAGCACGGCCACGACGAACTCACGCGTGGTGTAGTTGTCGTTGTGCAGGAGGACCTTGTAGAGCGTCGGCCTCTTCAGCTTCTGCTTGGGGACGGCCTCCGTGACGACCTGGCCGTCATCGTGTTGGTGCTTCTGAGCCATGGGCTTGCGGACTCCCTTGCCTTCGCTTCGCGAACCTTTGGCGGGCCTGCGTGAAACGCTTCAGACCCGCTCCTTGAAACCCGTCTCCGCCCACCACAGCGGCAGGCCGCTTTCGACGGCTGCCCGCTCGTGCGCCAGGAAGCCGCGCACCGCCCGGTCCAGGCCGGGGTGGAGGAACAGATGCGCACTGTACGTGAGGTGCGGCTCGAAACCCCGGGTGAGCTTGTGCTCGCCGCCCGCGCCGGGCTCGAAGCGCTGAAGGCCCCGGGCGATGCAGTCCTCCACCGGGTGGTAGAGGCACACGTTGAAGTGCAGGAACGGATGTTCCTCCAGCGCTCCCCAATAACGCCCGTACAGCGTGCTCGGCCCGGTGAAGTTGAACGCGCCCGCCACCCTGCGGCCTTCCCGGCGGGCCTCCACGAACTCACACCGGTGGCGGAAGCCAGCGAGCAGGCGGGCGAAGAAGTCCTCGGTCAGCGAGCGAACGCCCCACGGGTAGCGGTCCACCGTGGAGACGTAGAGCTGGTGGGCGCAGGCCGCGTCCACCTCCGCCAGCGCGTCACCGCGAAGCGTGCGCACGCTGATGCCCTGGGCCTCCATGGCGCGCCGCTCGTGCTGAAGCTGGTGCCGCCGCTTGGAGCGGAAGCGGCCGAGGAAGTCCTCGAACGTCCGGTAGCCCGCATTGCGCCAGAGGTACTGCACGCCCAGCCGCAGCGCGTAGCCCTGCGCCTCCAGCACCGGCAGCTCCTCCGGGGTGGGGAAGAGGACATGGACGCTGGAGAGCCCTTCCGCGCGCGCGTACTCCAGCGCGGCGTTGTACAGCTCGGCCTCGCGGGTGGGGGCGTGCTCGCCGGGGGCCACCAGCACGCGGCGGCCGGTGGCGGGGGTGAAGGGCACGCCCAGGACGAGCTTGGGGTAGTAGCGCAGGCCCGCGCGCTCGGCGAGGGTGGCCCAGGCGGCGTCGAAGACGAACTCGCCGTGGCTGTCGTCCTTGAGGTACGCGGGCGCGGCGGCGATGAGGCGCGAGCCCCGCCACAGCGTGAGGTGGCGCGGGTGCCAGCCGCGCTCGGGCACCACGCTGCCGCTCTCCTCCAGCGCGGCGAGGAAGCCCCACTCCAGGAAGGGCACCGACCCCGGGTCCACGAGCGCGTCCCAGGCCGGCGCGGGAACGTCGGTGATGGACTGAAGCAGGCGCAGCGTGGTGGGGAGCGGGGCGGACATGGACGTGGCGAGCGCCAGCCTATAACGGCGGGTGGCGGCTGCCGCCACGGCCACCAGGGCGCCGCCTACTTCCCGCGCGTGAGCTCCTGGGCGAGGAAGCCCGCGACCTCCGTCAGCCCCGCGGCGGCGCGCTTGCGGCCCTCGTCGGACTCCATGACGCGGCGGGCGGCGTCGCTGGCGGTGCCCACCTCCAGGTCCACCAGGATGAGGAACGCGCTCCAGCCGGGCGTCACGTTGGCGACCTTGCCCGGCCGCTGAGGCCGGTCGCTCAGGGTGGCGGCCACCTTCTCCAGGAGGCCCTCTTCCTTGAGACGTTTCGTGCTCCCGAGCATCTGCGTCCACGTGGCCTCCAGCAGGGAGGTCAGGAGGCGCCCGGAGAGGGCGGAGGACAGGCGCTGGGCGGCCTCCTCGGAGTCGATGCGGTGGGCATCCGCGTAGGTGGGGCCCAGCTTGGCCACCACCACGGCCTTGGTGGCGAGGTGGGCGAGACGTGGCGGGAAGGGCATAGGGGCCTGTCTTACATCGGTGACGGGCCTTTGCTCCATCCGGAGTGAATGAACGGCGCGGGGCGTTTGCCTGACAGCCGGACAGGTTGCTATGGGGCCCGGCGCCCTTTAGAGGAAGCGGACTTTCGTAGGGAGAACACATGTCAGTGAACAT includes the following:
- a CDS encoding chemotaxis protein CheW, whose amino-acid sequence is MKGTPLVVDEALESETRDLLARRAARLREQGESTVEEAVHWIAEFPLGEERYALPLESLRAALPLRMVTPVPLSAPAVIGVLRFQGQVLSALSLASLLGGHGWRQDPAVLLVVDRGDGELCALDCEAIPRPTTLPLASVEAARARAEGPVVEVFTQDRQLIHLIDPRRLFLRSDVGVRHAR
- a CDS encoding GNAT family N-acetyltransferase, with the protein product MSAPLPTTLRLLQSITDVPAPAWDALVDPGSVPFLEWGFLAALEESGSVVPERGWHPRHLTLWRGSRLIAAAPAYLKDDSHGEFVFDAAWATLAERAGLRYYPKLVLGVPFTPATGRRVLVAPGEHAPTREAELYNAALEYARAEGLSSVHVLFPTPEELPVLEAQGYALRLGVQYLWRNAGYRTFEDFLGRFRSKRRHQLQHERRAMEAQGISVRTLRGDALAEVDAACAHQLYVSTVDRYPWGVRSLTEDFFARLLAGFRHRCEFVEARREGRRVAGAFNFTGPSTLYGRYWGALEEHPFLHFNVCLYHPVEDCIARGLQRFEPGAGGEHKLTRGFEPHLTYSAHLFLHPGLDRAVRGFLAHERAAVESGLPLWWAETGFKERV
- the clpA gene encoding ATP-dependent Clp protease ATP-binding subunit ClpA; the protein is MAGPSIAKELQASFRTALDEARKMRHEYLTLEHLLLALTRESRTREVLKGCGANVKRLQENLTSFLEETVERLPDDVDAEPQQTIGVERVLHRAAMHALSAEQKYIDGGDVLVAMFREEESHALYLLQQEGVTRLDLLNFISHGVAKDGESEGESRPTPAGDDEDGESQKKSPLEAYAVQLNVEAKAGRIDPLIGRDKELERTIQVLCRRRKNNPLYVGEAGVGKTAIAEGLALHITEGRVPEALKNAVVYSLDMGALLAGTKFRGQFEERLKGVLKALQELPDAILFIDEIHTIVGAGATSGGSMDASNLLKPALASGRLRCIGSTTFQEFKASFERDRALSRRFQKIEVDEPSVEDTVKVLEGLRSRYEEHHHVKYGEGALQAAAELAAKHINDRFLPDKAIDVIDEAGAAERLKPEGVRTGVVSAHDVEQVVSKMAKIPAKSVSASEGVQIQNLDKELKGVIYGQDKAIEEMVGAIKLSRSGLRAPEKPIGSFLFSGPTGVGKTELAKQLAHSLGVEFLRFDMSEYSEKHTVSRLIGAPPGYVGFDQGGLLTDAVRKHPYAVLVLDEIEKAHPDLFNILLQVMDHATLTDNNGRKADFRNIILILTTNAGAQEMSTKAMGFGDTSVVVDGSRAKKAIERTFTPEFRNRLDGWILFSGLPPEVILKVVDKEVRLLQKVLDEKKVKLELTPAARAWLAEHGYDPAFGARPMARLVDNTLKKPLAEALLFGSLKSGGVARFDVVDDAVKLQAESTEAVPA
- a CDS encoding chemotaxis protein CheB, which codes for MSSKKSIRVLVVDDSPTMANTLTALLTEEPRIEVVGRAGDGNRAVQLARLLRPDVITMDLLLPGLDGPAAIAHIMSQAPARILVVSAVAEQRGVDLGFQAMSAGALELIGKPNVTNAEELRRWGRELAHSVCLMAEVPVISRRPRAVAPPPVPSGARVDVFGLVASTGGPPALAEVLSKLPRDLPVPMLVAQHITVGFTQGMVRWLSQVCELQVGVARDGERLEPGRVYFPLDGHDLLVDSIGLARLQRSTGGPCPNGDVLLSSLAMAYGRRSGGGVLTGMGEDGARGLLAIRQAGGVTLAQDEASSVVYGMPRAAVELKATDGGTPLALVADLILQSCQRPPFRPARGPEGGAR
- a CDS encoding methyl-accepting chemotaxis protein, yielding MKPSAALPVSLLRGLGLAQKFVLVTAVISASVALILTLIATRQLASNLEERHASEGESVALSLAIAAEQGVSAGMGSLQPLLETFREREDLAYIFIQDPTGFVLVHSFQGPFPEPLKAALDAQPAVGTGRTRVVPEVRLSRGGKTLRALDVAAAVAEKGRLGTVHVGMAREFIDAKVDALRWRMLGFALLLVVGGVVLAALFGRSIVRPLAELTSVAGHIVASGDLTRPIKTRGNDEVGRLSNSFSQMVGKLREVTLNLQHAATALTQSTDHLNASSTEQAQTISRQAAALQETQVTAQEIKQTSTLAAQKAESVLSVAERADTLAKAGEASIEQTMAGLNDIRAQVGEIADKILELGERTRQIGGITQTVKDLADQSNMLALNAAIEAVRSGEHGKGFSVVAREIRALADQSIQATTRVRELLDDIANSVTAAVRITERGAERMEAGLAQVRNSGQNLRELSSIVQDNAAAVRQIAAAVNQQNVGINQITLAVNDLSKMMDDTVARIGSTGEAATTLQIISEQLSSAVGAYKVEITLK
- a CDS encoding hybrid sensor histidine kinase/response regulator, which gives rise to MPVDPMLQPLVAGFAVEAQEVIQKVTMDLLELEREGLENDALAKIYTRLGRHLHTLKGSAASLGLQDLGDIAHKLEDALAPLKAHTQKMPRPVVDVLLHGLDLFMLRAQAHADGRGDYLPDPAAALAQLVASAPPPEESAVLPGGGFAQATPAEPGAPAASAPAVSAPASAPFNPFAEAPAPLEPAGESADAGWRVSANQVTSLMREVERLREVRLRVEERSRELERVSTLLAKQGLLAETAEARTLLSGTGRSLRTDGEETSDVVDALEEGLKAITTRPTRTILDPLQRMVRDLSRQLGKEARLSVVGAEVSLDRRLLEKLQGALVHILRNAVDHGLELPAEREKAGKHHEGALTLRVEQQGNLLYLEASDDGRGIDLHQVRKAAEKRGLVTAEEAARLNDNQVRDLIFAEGFSTRSDVTDTSGRGVGLDAVRATVEALQGRIEVSSTRGQGTRFVLTLPVDLGSSPVLMVRALEQFVGLPMLAVESTQLARPDMLRVGKRRTHLEYQGQLLPVVDLGARLGLRASSPPAEGQPLLIVQSGGKRVALGVDAVVGDRDLVIRPLPSEVRDVAAWQGAATLSRGELLLILRPDWVVSDSEKVTVSAVSRRALVVDDSLTARALHRAMLEAGGFQVHLAASGARALERLQADTYDVVICDLDMEEMDGIELIARLRENKDTRTLPVILVSAHDTQVARDRGLASGADGFLSKRECAAGRLLAEVLDVMSRRGSRA
- a CDS encoding ATP-dependent Clp protease adaptor ClpS — translated: MAQKHQHDDGQVVTEAVPKQKLKRPTLYKVLLHNDNYTTREFVVAVLKEIFHKSETDAVQIMMHVHYNGIGVAGVYTYDVAETKLKTVEAAARDNGFPLRLSMEPEEG